A genomic window from Winogradskyella sp. J14-2 includes:
- a CDS encoding penicillin acylase family protein: protein MKYAKLIVSFVLTIGLFFTLNTKLGSIPPIGKFLNPYSGIWQNESTESISGNVRIPGLKDKVTVHYDEQLIPHVFAQNESDLYKAQGYLTAKHRLWQLEFQTFAASGRLSEIIGEKALDYDRTERRRGMGYGADQAIAYMEKYDKETLGYIKDYADGVNAYISQLKPEDYPVEYKLLDYKPEAWTPKKTALLLMYMTKMLAGNDDDLEYTNALRLLGKDNFDLLFPDFFDITDPVIPKETDWSFIDVPQTPLPNSKAVLDTITETISKPNPDNGSNNWAVSGTKSATGNPILANDPHLGLNLPSIWFVMQLSTPNHNAFGATIPGALSVISGFNQYIAWGETNATRDVIDWYKVEFNEDRTKYKYDGQWKDVSIRVEDIKIRGKENYKDTVLYTHHGPVVYDKNFKSNMELAGYAMKWIGHEGGNNQKTFLELNKAKNYDDYVQALQYWNAPAQNFVFASTEGDIALWIQGKFPNKWEGQGKFLMDGSNPENDWQSYIPQQFNAHTKNPERGFVSSANQHPVDENYPYYVFNDGYETYRNRVINDYFNSKEKFSVEDFKKLHNNNYNLKASEIVPYMLKHMDISPLDEEEMSIYNAIKTWKFNNDIDEVGPSIFRQWYSKLHSLVWDELDIEDTALDTPFSYQTIYLLKNYGNHEFMDIKATKDKVETAKDLFLIAFRGAVSKLIEIKEEKGDYKWSTYKATYAGHLLQALPAFSRFDIPIGGDRNIVNATSENHGPSWRMIVEMSSPPKALGIYPGGQSGNPGSKYYDNFIDDWAAGKYHQLNFLQSNQATDAIISTQTLTPNN, encoded by the coding sequence ATGAAATATGCTAAGCTCATTGTCTCTTTCGTATTAACGATAGGACTTTTTTTTACCCTAAACACCAAACTAGGCTCCATTCCACCAATTGGTAAATTTTTGAATCCATATTCTGGTATTTGGCAAAATGAATCAACCGAATCTATTTCTGGAAATGTTAGAATTCCTGGATTAAAAGACAAAGTTACCGTTCACTATGATGAACAACTCATTCCACATGTTTTTGCTCAAAATGAAAGTGATCTCTACAAAGCGCAAGGGTACTTAACCGCCAAACATCGTTTATGGCAACTCGAGTTTCAGACCTTTGCTGCCTCTGGACGTTTATCTGAAATCATTGGCGAAAAAGCACTAGATTATGACCGTACAGAACGTCGCAGAGGCATGGGCTATGGAGCAGACCAAGCTATAGCTTATATGGAAAAATATGATAAAGAAACCTTAGGATATATTAAAGATTATGCAGATGGAGTTAATGCCTATATCAGTCAATTAAAACCTGAAGATTATCCTGTTGAATACAAATTACTAGACTATAAGCCCGAAGCTTGGACACCAAAAAAAACAGCATTATTATTAATGTACATGACCAAAATGCTAGCTGGTAATGATGATGATTTAGAATACACCAATGCATTACGATTACTCGGTAAAGATAATTTTGATTTATTGTTTCCTGATTTCTTCGACATTACAGATCCTGTAATACCAAAAGAAACCGATTGGAGCTTTATAGATGTACCGCAAACACCTTTGCCAAATAGTAAGGCTGTATTAGACACCATCACAGAAACAATCTCAAAACCAAATCCAGATAATGGTAGTAATAACTGGGCTGTATCAGGCACAAAATCAGCAACCGGAAATCCTATACTGGCAAATGATCCGCATTTAGGTCTTAACCTACCTTCTATATGGTTTGTTATGCAACTAAGCACACCAAATCATAATGCGTTTGGAGCTACTATTCCAGGTGCGCTGAGTGTTATTTCTGGCTTTAACCAATACATTGCTTGGGGAGAAACCAATGCAACCAGAGATGTTATTGATTGGTATAAGGTTGAATTTAATGAAGACCGTACGAAATATAAGTATGATGGCCAATGGAAAGATGTTTCCATACGTGTTGAAGACATTAAAATAAGAGGAAAAGAAAACTACAAAGACACAGTACTCTACACCCACCATGGTCCTGTGGTATATGACAAAAACTTTAAGTCTAATATGGAATTGGCTGGCTATGCCATGAAGTGGATAGGACACGAAGGAGGAAATAACCAAAAAACATTCTTAGAGCTCAATAAAGCAAAGAATTATGATGATTATGTGCAGGCTTTACAATACTGGAATGCACCTGCTCAAAACTTTGTTTTTGCTTCAACCGAAGGTGATATTGCCTTATGGATACAAGGAAAATTTCCGAATAAATGGGAAGGTCAAGGAAAATTTTTAATGGATGGTAGTAATCCAGAAAATGACTGGCAAAGCTATATACCGCAACAATTTAATGCACATACCAAAAATCCAGAACGTGGTTTTGTGAGTTCTGCCAATCAGCATCCTGTAGATGAAAACTACCCTTATTATGTCTTTAATGATGGCTACGAGACGTATAGAAACAGAGTTATTAATGACTATTTTAATTCTAAAGAAAAATTTAGTGTTGAAGATTTTAAAAAATTACATAACAATAATTACAATCTCAAAGCTTCTGAAATTGTGCCATACATGTTAAAACATATGGACATTTCTCCCCTAGATGAAGAAGAAATGTCTATCTACAATGCAATTAAAACATGGAAATTTAATAACGATATTGATGAAGTTGGTCCCAGTATTTTTAGGCAGTGGTACAGTAAATTGCACAGTTTGGTCTGGGACGAACTTGATATTGAAGACACTGCACTAGATACACCGTTTTCCTATCAAACTATATACCTATTAAAAAATTATGGTAATCATGAGTTTATGGATATTAAAGCAACTAAAGACAAAGTAGAAACAGCAAAAGATTTATTTTTAATCGCTTTTAGAGGGGCTGTGTCAAAGTTAATTGAAATTAAAGAAGAAAAAGGAGATTACAAATGGTCTACCTATAAAGCCACCTATGCAGGTCACTTACTACAAGCCTTACCTGCATTTTCAAGATTTGATATTCCTATTGGTGGAGATCGTAATATTGTTAATGCCACTTCAGAAAATCATGGACCTTCATGGCGTATGATTGTTGAAATGAGTTCGCCACCCAAAGCCTTAGGTATTTATCCTGGTGGACAATCTGGAAATCCAGGAAGCAAATACTACGATAATTTTATAGACGATTGGGCTGCCGGAAAATATCATCAACTTAACTTTTTACAATCTAACCAAGCTACTGATGCTATAATTAGCACACAAACTTTAACACCTAACAACTAA
- a CDS encoding CIA30 family protein, translated as MTLYQFNSESKLDSWAILDDVVMGGRSDGHLKINEDGHGEFYGQISLENNGGFSSVRHYFETLDSSNFSTFSIRLKGDGKTYQFRVKNSRNNRHSYIYKFATSGDWQTIKILFKDMYASFRGYRLDIPNFEGNKMEEIAFLIGNKKKESFKLLVDYISLE; from the coding sequence ATGACTTTATATCAATTTAATTCTGAAAGCAAACTAGATAGTTGGGCAATTTTAGATGATGTTGTTATGGGTGGACGTTCTGATGGTCACCTAAAAATTAATGAAGACGGCCACGGAGAATTTTACGGACAAATCTCCTTAGAGAACAATGGTGGTTTTTCGTCTGTCCGCCATTATTTTGAAACACTAGACTCATCAAACTTTTCAACATTTAGTATACGTCTAAAAGGTGACGGCAAAACCTATCAGTTTAGAGTAAAAAATAGCCGTAATAATCGTCACTCATACATTTATAAATTCGCAACATCGGGTGATTGGCAAACTATAAAAATTCTATTTAAAGACATGTATGCCTCTTTTAGAGGTTATCGATTAGACATTCCTAATTTTGAAGGAAATAAAATGGAAGAAATAGCCTTTTTAATCGGAAATAAGAAAAAGGAGAGTTTTAAACTTCTTGTGGATTATATAAGCTTAGAATAA
- a CDS encoding DUF721 domain-containing protein: MAKRNNDNRPIEEILKEFVQTNNLEAGLDKVNVREAWANLMGNGVNNYTTAIELKHETLYVQLSSSVLREELSYGNEKIVKMLNESIGKEIVKKLVLR; the protein is encoded by the coding sequence ATGGCAAAACGAAACAACGATAACCGTCCAATAGAAGAAATTTTAAAAGAATTTGTACAAACCAATAATCTAGAAGCTGGTTTAGACAAAGTAAATGTTCGAGAAGCTTGGGCTAATCTCATGGGAAATGGCGTTAACAATTATACAACAGCAATAGAACTAAAACACGAGACGCTTTATGTGCAACTAAGCTCTAGCGTATTGCGTGAAGAACTGAGTTATGGCAATGAAAAAATCGTAAAAATGCTAAACGAGTCAATTGGTAAAGAGATTGTAAAAAAATTAGTGTTACGCTAA
- a CDS encoding lipocalin family protein, whose amino-acid sequence MRKFSFILLILIFSCSKNPETLITHLNGYWEIEEVTLANGTVKQYQFNETIDYININDSLQGFRKKLKPGINDTYFTSDDAEAITLKIENNKLVMYYKTAYAEWKETVLEASEKHLKVSNENKDVYLYKRYIPIQLDID is encoded by the coding sequence ATGAGAAAGTTTAGCTTTATCCTACTGATTCTGATATTTAGCTGTTCTAAAAACCCTGAAACACTCATAACACACCTCAATGGTTATTGGGAGATTGAGGAAGTCACTTTAGCCAATGGCACTGTAAAACAATATCAATTCAACGAAACTATAGATTATATTAATATTAATGATAGTCTGCAAGGATTCAGAAAAAAATTAAAACCTGGTATTAACGACACCTATTTTACCTCTGACGATGCTGAAGCGATTACCTTAAAAATTGAAAACAACAAACTCGTCATGTACTATAAAACGGCTTATGCGGAGTGGAAGGAAACCGTTTTAGAAGCTTCAGAAAAGCATTTAAAAGTAAGTAATGAAAATAAGGACGTATATTTATACAAGCGTTATATACCAATACAATTGGATATTGATTAA
- the recF gene encoding DNA replication/repair protein RecF (All proteins in this family for which functions are known are DNA-binding proteins that assist the filamentation of RecA onto DNA for the initiation of recombination or recombinational repair.): protein MVLNALSLVNYKNFESQVFDFDSKINCFVGANGIGKTNALDAIYHLAFGKSYFNPVAVQNIKHGTEFFVVDGNFTKNERSEKIIVSLKRGQKKIIKRNGKAYEKFSDHIGFIPLVIISPADRDLIIEGSDTRRKFIDSVISQSDKAYLSALIAYNKVLSQRNALLKYFALNNTFNADTLAIYNEQLNTYSAEIFKKRDEFLSVFIPIFKERYEAISQSKEAINLKYKSDLFDGELIELLKTNINKDKALQYTSVGTHKDDLVFTIDDFPIKKFGSQGQQKSFLIALKLAQFDFIKQQSGVSPILLLDDIFDKLDENRVAQIISLVDNDHFGQIFISDTHAERTENVVKQIHQSYKIFKL, encoded by the coding sequence ATGGTTCTAAACGCATTATCTTTAGTTAATTACAAAAATTTTGAAAGTCAGGTTTTCGATTTTGACAGTAAAATAAATTGCTTTGTTGGTGCTAATGGCATTGGTAAAACAAACGCTTTAGACGCTATTTATCATTTGGCTTTTGGTAAAAGCTATTTTAATCCTGTTGCTGTACAAAACATAAAACATGGCACCGAATTTTTTGTGGTTGATGGTAATTTCACCAAAAATGAGCGCAGTGAAAAAATTATTGTTTCGTTAAAAAGAGGTCAAAAAAAAATCATAAAACGCAACGGTAAAGCTTATGAAAAATTTAGTGACCACATCGGTTTTATTCCACTGGTGATTATATCTCCAGCTGACAGAGACCTAATCATTGAAGGCAGTGACACTAGACGTAAGTTTATAGATAGTGTGATTTCACAAAGTGATAAAGCATATTTATCTGCACTTATAGCCTACAACAAAGTACTTTCGCAACGTAATGCGCTTTTAAAATATTTTGCTCTCAACAACACCTTTAATGCAGACACACTTGCTATATATAACGAACAACTAAACACCTATAGTGCAGAGATTTTTAAAAAACGTGATGAATTTTTAAGTGTATTTATCCCAATTTTTAAAGAACGATACGAAGCCATTAGCCAAAGTAAAGAAGCTATAAATTTAAAATACAAAAGCGATTTGTTTGATGGTGAATTAATAGAACTTTTAAAAACCAACATTAACAAAGACAAGGCTTTACAATACACAAGCGTAGGAACGCACAAGGATGATTTAGTGTTTACAATTGATGATTTTCCCATAAAGAAATTTGGCAGTCAAGGACAGCAAAAATCCTTTTTAATTGCTTTAAAACTGGCGCAATTCGATTTTATAAAGCAACAAAGTGGTGTCTCGCCTATTTTACTACTCGATGACATTTTTGATAAGTTAGATGAAAATAGAGTAGCACAAATCATTAGTTTAGTAGATAATGACCATTTTGGTCAGATTTTTATTAGCGACACCCATGCCGAGCGAACAGAAAATGTGGTTAAGCAAATTCATCAATCTTATAAAATTTTTAAACTATGA
- a CDS encoding tetratricopeptide repeat protein produces the protein MATYKKRGYKPKTKKEKEVVVEENSTTAEVFNTLDEGASKTEEWFVKNQNYIVGVIAAVAIVVLGYLGYNKFIVEPQEKEAMNEMYQAKKYFEDAANGISSDSLYLMAIEGGEGKFGMKDIAKEYSGTPAGNLANYYAGISYLNLKDYEKAISYLQEFTSDASIPGPIVKGAIGDAFVQLEQYKEGLDYYEKAFKADVNNYTTPMFLMKAARIAIRLNENQKALDYLKRIKNEFDSSTEAAQVDVLIGMVEVKMQ, from the coding sequence ATGGCAACGTATAAGAAAAGAGGCTATAAACCAAAAACTAAAAAAGAAAAGGAAGTAGTAGTTGAAGAAAACTCAACTACAGCAGAAGTATTTAATACTTTAGATGAAGGAGCTTCAAAAACAGAAGAATGGTTTGTTAAAAATCAAAACTACATTGTTGGTGTCATCGCTGCAGTGGCAATTGTAGTGCTCGGTTATTTAGGGTACAATAAATTTATTGTAGAGCCTCAAGAAAAAGAGGCAATGAACGAAATGTATCAAGCCAAAAAATATTTTGAAGATGCTGCTAATGGTATTTCATCAGATTCACTTTACCTTATGGCTATCGAAGGAGGAGAAGGAAAGTTTGGTATGAAGGATATTGCCAAAGAATACAGTGGTACACCAGCAGGAAACCTTGCAAATTACTATGCTGGTATATCGTATTTAAACCTGAAAGATTATGAAAAAGCAATAAGCTACCTACAAGAATTTACAAGCGATGCTTCCATTCCTGGTCCAATAGTTAAAGGCGCTATTGGTGATGCATTTGTACAATTAGAGCAGTACAAAGAAGGATTAGATTATTACGAAAAAGCATTTAAAGCTGATGTAAACAACTATACAACCCCAATGTTTTTAATGAAAGCAGCTCGTATCGCTATTAGATTAAACGAAAACCAAAAAGCTTTAGATTACTTAAAGCGTATAAAGAATGAATTTGACAGTTCTACAGAAGCTGCACAAGTTGATGTTTTAATAGGTATGGTTGAAGTTAAAATGCAATAA
- the ribH gene encoding 6,7-dimethyl-8-ribityllumazine synthase has protein sequence MATANHNLSNYDKAIIPNAKDFRFGIVVSEWNEKITEGLWQGAFDALLDCGAQKENIVRWNVPGTFELTYGAARMSKSIYAESGMLDAIIVIGCVIQGETKHFDFVCEGVTQGIKDLNLKGDIPVVFCVLTDNNMQQSIDRSGGKHGNKGTEAAITAIKMAQLRKETK, from the coding sequence ATGGCTACCGCAAATCATAATTTATCAAATTACGATAAAGCAATAATCCCAAACGCGAAAGACTTTCGGTTTGGGATTGTTGTTTCAGAATGGAATGAAAAAATAACAGAAGGACTTTGGCAAGGTGCTTTTGATGCATTACTAGATTGTGGTGCACAAAAAGAAAACATTGTTCGCTGGAATGTGCCAGGAACATTTGAACTTACCTATGGAGCTGCCAGAATGTCTAAAAGCATTTATGCCGAATCTGGCATGTTAGATGCTATTATAGTTATAGGTTGCGTTATACAAGGCGAAACCAAACACTTCGATTTTGTTTGCGAAGGCGTTACACAAGGTATTAAGGATCTCAATCTAAAAGGAGATATACCTGTTGTTTTCTGTGTGCTAACAGATAACAATATGCAACAATCTATTGACCGGTCTGGTGGAAAGCATGGTAACAAAGGCACCGAAGCTGCCATCACCGCAATTAAAATGGCACAGCTTAGAAAAGAGACGAAGTAG
- a CDS encoding riboflavin synthase subunit beta, translated as MKLKKNRKYNYKPRYYNGEGNPYELKHKFDDYRKTVNPPKGIKGKWNAAIDEYQNNRDETVNKRVFIIAGILVLLFLLLIGFDLSIFFPQS; from the coding sequence ATGAAATTGAAAAAAAACCGGAAGTACAATTACAAACCACGTTATTACAATGGTGAGGGTAATCCTTATGAATTAAAGCACAAGTTTGATGACTACCGTAAAACCGTAAATCCACCAAAAGGTATAAAGGGAAAATGGAATGCTGCAATAGATGAATATCAGAACAATAGAGATGAAACTGTAAACAAACGCGTCTTTATCATTGCAGGCATCTTAGTTCTTTTGTTTTTATTATTAATAGGTTTCGATTTGTCTATTTTCTTCCCGCAAAGCTAA
- the mutL gene encoding DNA mismatch repair endonuclease MutL — translation MTDIIQLLPDHVANQIAAGEVVQRPASVVKELLENAIDAGADDVKLIIKDAGKTLVQVIDNGKGMSVTDARLSFERHATSKIKSAEDLFQLNTKGFRGEALASIAAIAHVELKTKRPEDELGTAIEIEGSAVKSQEVTVTPTGTSVAVKNLFFNIPARRNFLKSDTVELRHITDEFHRVALAHPNIAFAFYHNGSELFNLPNENYRQRVVHIFGNKTNEKLVPVEEETEVLKISGFVGKPEYSKKTRSEQFFFVNQRFIKSPYLNHAISAAFEGLLKDGYHPSYFLHLTVDPKTIDINIHPTKTEIKFDDEHTLYAILRSAVKHSLGQFNIAPVLDFEQQNSFDTPYSYKDKAGKAPTIEVDRSFNPFAVEGSTSGNASSKSISTRTSFKSSPTANWESLYVGLESKGNRRQEDDVEVSFERDDKTETIFSDASVETSKTTFQLQQKYIVSTLKSGMLIIDQNRAHQRILYEGFLKHITIKEATSQQLLFPLQLSFTPNEINIIVGLKEDFEHTGFVFSDVKEETITITGVPVGVPESEVSIILEQLISDVENDVPDASFSAADLLAKSMAKSLAIKSGQTLNNTEQEHLVNSLFACKDPSVSPTNRPTFITMSTEDIEKKFM, via the coding sequence ATGACAGATATCATTCAACTTTTACCAGACCATGTTGCCAACCAAATTGCAGCTGGTGAAGTAGTGCAACGACCTGCTTCTGTAGTTAAAGAGCTCTTAGAGAATGCTATTGATGCTGGAGCAGACGACGTAAAACTCATTATAAAAGATGCTGGTAAAACACTTGTACAAGTAATAGATAACGGCAAAGGTATGAGTGTTACTGACGCACGCTTAAGTTTTGAGCGTCATGCCACATCAAAAATTAAATCTGCTGAAGATTTATTTCAATTGAATACCAAAGGATTTAGAGGCGAAGCTCTAGCTAGTATTGCGGCTATTGCGCATGTAGAGTTAAAAACCAAACGTCCAGAGGATGAGTTGGGTACTGCTATTGAAATCGAAGGCAGTGCAGTGAAATCTCAAGAGGTCACCGTAACACCAACAGGAACATCAGTTGCTGTTAAAAATTTATTTTTTAACATCCCAGCTAGGCGTAATTTTTTAAAGTCTGATACTGTAGAATTACGACACATTACAGATGAGTTTCATCGTGTGGCATTAGCACATCCCAATATTGCTTTTGCATTTTATCACAACGGGAGTGAACTTTTTAATCTTCCTAATGAAAACTACAGACAACGTGTTGTTCATATTTTTGGTAATAAAACCAATGAAAAATTAGTGCCTGTTGAAGAAGAAACTGAAGTTTTAAAAATTTCAGGATTTGTAGGCAAGCCCGAATATTCAAAAAAAACACGCTCAGAGCAATTCTTTTTTGTAAATCAGAGATTTATCAAAAGTCCGTATCTAAATCATGCTATAAGCGCAGCATTTGAAGGTTTGCTTAAGGATGGTTATCATCCAAGTTATTTTTTACACCTTACGGTAGATCCAAAAACAATAGACATTAACATTCATCCAACAAAAACAGAAATTAAGTTTGATGATGAGCATACACTTTACGCCATTTTAAGATCAGCCGTAAAGCATAGTTTAGGACAGTTTAATATAGCTCCAGTTCTAGATTTTGAACAGCAAAATAGTTTTGATACACCTTACAGTTACAAAGATAAAGCTGGTAAAGCACCAACAATAGAGGTAGACCGAAGTTTTAATCCCTTTGCAGTTGAAGGCAGTACTTCTGGTAACGCTTCTTCTAAATCTATTTCGACGCGAACAAGTTTTAAATCATCTCCAACAGCTAATTGGGAAAGCTTATATGTCGGTTTGGAATCCAAGGGTAATAGAAGACAAGAAGATGATGTTGAAGTAAGTTTTGAAAGAGACGATAAGACTGAAACAATTTTTAGCGATGCTTCTGTAGAAACGAGTAAAACTACATTTCAGCTTCAGCAAAAATATATAGTAAGTACATTAAAGTCTGGTATGTTGATTATAGACCAGAATAGGGCACACCAACGTATTTTGTATGAAGGGTTTCTTAAACACATTACTATTAAAGAAGCTACGAGTCAACAATTGTTGTTTCCTTTACAGTTAAGTTTTACACCTAATGAAATTAATATTATAGTAGGTTTAAAAGAAGATTTTGAACACACAGGTTTTGTGTTTTCAGACGTTAAAGAAGAAACAATAACCATTACAGGTGTTCCTGTTGGAGTGCCAGAGAGTGAAGTGTCTATAATATTAGAGCAACTTATTAGTGACGTTGAGAATGATGTGCCAGATGCGAGTTTTAGTGCTGCAGATTTATTAGCTAAATCTATGGCTAAGAGTTTAGCTATTAAAAGCGGACAAACACTAAACAATACAGAACAAGAACATTTGGTAAATAGTTTGTTTGCATGTAAGGATCCTAGTGTGTCACCAACCAACAGACCAACGTTTATAACAATGTCTACAGAAGACATTGAAAAGAAATTTATGTAG
- a CDS encoding rhomboid family intramembrane serine protease produces MRFTITDTVKHLLIINVIMFIGTLTIGNGQTFYEWFALYFPKNDNLFRPWQIVTHMFMHGSPAHILFNMIGVWMFGTAVERVFGAKKFLIFYLLSGLGAALIMLAYYYFQYSPLEAEILASGISNDEVKQMMTTGEVVRSISSEQRNQLQEMFYFFNSSMVGASGALFGVLVAFGMLYPNSEVMLLLFPIPIKAKYFIPGLIAINLFSEFSGHSILSPSNTAYMAHIGGALTGFLLMIFWKKNERDKYRWN; encoded by the coding sequence ATGAGATTTACAATTACAGACACGGTAAAGCATTTATTGATCATCAATGTGATAATGTTTATCGGAACATTAACTATAGGTAATGGGCAAACATTTTATGAATGGTTTGCATTGTATTTTCCTAAGAATGATAATCTATTTCGGCCATGGCAGATTGTAACCCATATGTTTATGCATGGTAGTCCTGCTCATATTTTGTTTAATATGATTGGTGTTTGGATGTTTGGTACTGCTGTAGAACGTGTTTTTGGTGCTAAAAAATTCTTAATTTTTTATTTGCTGAGTGGTTTAGGCGCTGCCCTCATAATGCTGGCGTATTATTATTTTCAGTATTCTCCTCTAGAGGCAGAAATATTAGCTTCAGGTATCAGTAACGATGAAGTTAAACAGATGATGACAACAGGTGAGGTTGTAAGATCAATATCATCCGAACAGAGAAACCAATTGCAAGAGATGTTCTATTTTTTTAATTCTAGCATGGTTGGCGCTTCAGGAGCGTTGTTTGGCGTGCTGGTTGCATTTGGTATGCTATATCCAAATTCTGAAGTTATGTTACTACTTTTTCCTATACCAATTAAAGCAAAATATTTTATTCCAGGATTAATAGCTATAAACTTGTTTTCAGAATTTTCGGGTCATTCTATATTAAGTCCGAGCAACACAGCTTATATGGCACATATTGGTGGTGCTTTAACAGGATTTTTATTAATGATTTTCTGGAAGAAAAATGAACGCGATAAATACCGTTGGAACTAG
- a CDS encoding rhomboid family intramembrane serine protease — translation MTTIENLKYRYNNLDVFGKIITINVIVFILDLILTNLFRLSVVKYFVLPSGFGDFILQPWSLISYGFLHSGFFHLLFNMLFLFYLSRVASNLFRTKMVLNIYLLGIIAGGLAYLAVANIIPTNFFGAKNGIMVGASAGVSALLMFIAIYMPNSQIRLFNAFNVKWMHIALFFVAMDVFRLLLGINQGGYVAHIGGYILGYYYATQLVKGKDIGQGFERMMDAVAGWFKPKSHLKTVHRTSKKSSKPKSSDKSNKQKKIDAILDKISKSGYDSLSSEEKAFLFDASKED, via the coding sequence ATGACGACTATTGAAAATTTAAAATACCGCTATAACAATCTCGATGTTTTTGGTAAGATTATTACTATTAACGTGATTGTTTTTATTTTAGATCTAATACTAACAAATCTTTTTAGACTCAGTGTTGTAAAATACTTTGTACTGCCATCTGGTTTTGGTGATTTTATTTTACAGCCATGGTCTTTAATTTCATATGGGTTTTTGCACAGTGGCTTTTTCCACTTGCTCTTTAATATGTTGTTTTTATTCTACTTATCTAGAGTAGCATCAAATTTGTTTAGAACTAAAATGGTTTTAAATATCTATCTTCTCGGAATCATAGCAGGCGGTTTGGCTTATCTCGCTGTAGCTAATATCATTCCAACTAATTTCTTTGGTGCTAAAAATGGTATTATGGTTGGTGCATCTGCAGGTGTTAGTGCTTTGCTAATGTTCATAGCTATCTATATGCCAAATTCGCAGATTAGGTTGTTTAATGCTTTTAATGTAAAATGGATGCATATAGCACTCTTTTTTGTTGCGATGGACGTTTTTAGATTACTGTTAGGTATTAACCAAGGTGGTTATGTAGCTCACATAGGTGGCTATATTTTAGGGTATTATTATGCTACGCAATTGGTGAAAGGAAAAGATATAGGTCAAGGCTTTGAGCGCATGATGGATGCTGTTGCAGGCTGGTTTAAACCAAAATCTCATCTAAAAACAGTACACAGAACGTCTAAGAAATCGTCAAAACCAAAGTCATCGGACAAAAGCAATAAACAAAAAAAGATAGATGCCATTTTAGATAAAATAAGCAAGAGTGGTTACGATAGCTTATCATCAGAAGAAAAAGCATTTTTGTTTGATGCTAGTAAAGAAGATTGA